Proteins from a genomic interval of Pseudomonas asplenii:
- the otnI gene encoding 2-oxo-tetronate isomerase, whose amino-acid sequence MPRFAANLSMLYPEHPFLERFAAAAADGFDAVEYLFPYDYSPQALKQLLSDNGLVQALFNAPPGDWAAGERGIATLPGREDEFRAGFDRALEYAAVLGNTRIHVMAGLLPSEQDRERHHAVYLQNLAYATRQAQLAGITVLLEPINNRDMPGFFLNRQDQAQAICKEVGATNLKVQFDCYHCQIVEGDLAVKLRRDMDGIGHIQIAGVPDRHEPDLGELNYPYLFELMDELGYDGWVGCEYRPRQGTSAGLQWLRDWKAR is encoded by the coding sequence ATGCCTCGCTTTGCTGCCAACCTGAGCATGCTCTACCCCGAACATCCCTTTCTGGAGCGTTTCGCTGCGGCGGCGGCCGATGGTTTCGACGCCGTCGAGTACCTGTTCCCCTACGATTACAGCCCACAGGCACTCAAACAGCTCCTGAGCGACAACGGCCTGGTACAAGCCCTGTTCAACGCGCCACCCGGTGATTGGGCGGCAGGCGAGCGCGGCATCGCCACCTTGCCCGGGCGCGAGGACGAATTTCGCGCAGGGTTCGACCGTGCACTGGAATACGCCGCCGTGCTGGGCAACACGCGCATCCACGTCATGGCCGGCTTGCTGCCCTCGGAACAGGACCGCGAGCGGCATCATGCGGTGTACCTGCAGAACCTCGCCTACGCGACCCGCCAGGCGCAGCTTGCGGGTATCACGGTGTTGCTGGAACCGATCAACAACCGCGACATGCCGGGGTTTTTCCTGAACCGGCAGGACCAGGCACAGGCGATCTGCAAGGAGGTCGGCGCGACCAATTTGAAGGTGCAGTTTGACTGTTATCACTGCCAGATCGTCGAAGGCGATCTGGCCGTCAAGCTGCGTCGCGACATGGACGGCATCGGCCATATTCAGATTGCAGGCGTACCCGACCGACACGAACCGGATCTCGGCGAACTGAACTACCCCTACCTGTTCGAACTGATGGACGAATTGGGTTACGACGGCTGGGTCGGTTGCGAATACCGACCCAGACAGGGGACCTCGGCCGGACTGCAATGGCTGCGGGACTGGAAGGCACGCTAG
- a CDS encoding GntT/GntP/DsdX family permease codes for MSPLILMATAGLGIALLLFLVLKYKFQPFVALMLVSILVALIAGVKPAELVATIEGGMGKTLGHIAIIIALGAMIGRIIELSGGAEALAKSLIERFGNRRTPLALTIAGFIIGVPVFFEVGVIILMPLAYGVARRARKPLLMFALPMCAALLTVHAFLPPHPGAVAAASQLGADLGRVLMFGLPLTAFLCYVGYRVAGRMTRRFYPMSDDIRAEVYGPHVTNDDLRAWQDGNSHTVEHLTEAASHIGPEESASSLVAKLPAAPAPGFGLIVSLILLPIVLILLGTLATSLLPVESTLRGIMTVLGAPLVALLLDTLLCAWLLGSRRGWSRTQVSDVIGSALPGVAMVILIAGAGGVFGKVLVDTGIGAVVSDLLRTTGLPVLALGFLLTLLLRAVQGSTTVALVTTAGIISPLIATLNLTPNHMALLCLAMGGGGLAMSHINDAGYWIFTKLAGLNVADGLRTWTVITTLLGTLGFLITLLIWPFV; via the coding sequence ATGAGCCCGCTTATTCTGATGGCGACCGCCGGCCTGGGCATAGCGTTGCTGCTGTTCCTGGTACTCAAATACAAATTCCAGCCGTTTGTGGCGCTGATGCTGGTGAGCATCCTGGTGGCGCTGATTGCCGGGGTGAAACCCGCCGAACTGGTCGCGACCATTGAAGGCGGCATGGGCAAGACCCTCGGCCACATTGCGATCATCATTGCGCTGGGCGCCATGATCGGTCGTATCATCGAGTTGTCGGGCGGGGCCGAGGCCCTGGCCAAAAGCCTGATCGAGCGTTTCGGTAATCGACGTACGCCCCTGGCCTTGACCATTGCCGGCTTCATCATCGGCGTACCGGTGTTCTTCGAAGTGGGGGTGATCATCCTCATGCCGCTGGCCTACGGCGTGGCCCGTCGCGCCCGCAAGCCGCTGCTCATGTTTGCCTTGCCGATGTGCGCCGCCTTGCTCACGGTGCATGCGTTTCTGCCACCGCATCCCGGTGCGGTGGCCGCCGCCAGTCAACTGGGTGCCGACCTGGGCCGGGTGTTGATGTTCGGGCTGCCGCTGACAGCGTTCCTGTGCTACGTCGGCTATCGCGTGGCGGGGCGCATGACCCGCCGTTTCTACCCGATGTCCGATGATATCCGCGCCGAAGTCTATGGCCCGCACGTCACCAACGATGACCTGCGCGCCTGGCAGGACGGCAACAGCCACACGGTGGAACACCTCACAGAAGCCGCCTCGCACATCGGCCCGGAAGAATCCGCCAGCAGCCTCGTGGCCAAGCTTCCCGCCGCCCCTGCACCGGGTTTCGGCTTGATCGTCAGCCTGATCCTGCTGCCCATCGTGCTGATCCTGCTGGGTACCCTGGCGACCTCACTGCTGCCTGTGGAATCGACCCTGCGCGGGATCATGACGGTACTCGGCGCGCCGCTCGTGGCGTTGCTGCTCGATACCTTGCTGTGTGCCTGGCTGCTCGGCTCCCGTCGCGGCTGGAGCCGTACCCAGGTATCGGATGTGATCGGCTCGGCACTGCCGGGTGTCGCCATGGTGATCCTGATCGCCGGTGCCGGTGGCGTGTTCGGCAAAGTGCTGGTGGACACCGGAATCGGTGCGGTAGTCTCTGACCTGCTGCGTACCACCGGGCTGCCGGTGCTGGCGCTGGGCTTTTTGCTGACCCTGTTGCTGCGCGCCGTGCAAGGGTCCACCACGGTGGCCCTGGTGACGACCGCCGGTATCATCAGCCCGCTGATTGCCACCCTCAACCTGACGCCCAACCACATGGCCCTGCTGTGCCTGGCCATGGGCGGTGGCGGGCTGGCGATGTCACACATCAACGACGCCGGATACTGGATTTTCACGAAGCTGGCGGGCCTCAATGTGGCAGACGGCCTGCGTACCTGGACAGTGATCACCACCCTCCTCGGCACGCTTGGCTTCCTGATCACCCTGTTGATCTGGCCTTTTGTCTGA
- the otnC gene encoding 3-oxo-tetronate 4-phosphate decarboxylase, translated as MSHENALREEICTVGHSLYQRGYTVGSAGNISARLEDGWLITPTDACLGRLDPALIAKVDLSGQWVSGDKPSKTLALHRQVYDRNPGVGGVVHTHSTHLVALTLAGVWRQDDILPPLTPYQVMKVGHIPLINYQRPGAPQVAEQVAHLANSVRGVMLERLGPVVWESSVSKASYALEELEETARLWLMSNPRPAPMDAAALDELRTVFGAHW; from the coding sequence ATGAGTCACGAAAACGCCTTGCGCGAAGAAATCTGCACCGTCGGCCACAGCCTTTATCAGCGCGGGTATACCGTGGGCAGCGCCGGCAACATCAGCGCACGCCTGGAGGATGGCTGGCTGATTACCCCCACGGATGCGTGCCTGGGACGGCTTGACCCGGCCTTGATCGCCAAGGTCGACCTGAGCGGTCAATGGGTCTCTGGCGACAAACCCTCGAAAACCCTGGCCCTGCATCGCCAGGTCTACGATCGCAACCCAGGCGTGGGTGGCGTGGTGCATACCCACTCCACGCACCTGGTGGCCCTGACGCTTGCCGGTGTCTGGCGCCAGGATGACATTCTGCCGCCGCTGACGCCCTACCAGGTGATGAAAGTCGGGCACATCCCCTTGATCAACTATCAGCGTCCGGGTGCACCGCAGGTGGCGGAGCAAGTCGCGCACCTTGCCAACAGCGTGCGCGGCGTGATGCTCGAACGCCTCGGCCCGGTGGTCTGGGAAAGTTCGGTCTCCAAGGCCAGTTACGCCCTTGAAGAACTCGAGGAAACCGCACGCCTGTGGCTGATGAGCAACCCGCGCCCGGCCCCGATGGACGCCGCCGCCCTGGACGAACTACGGACTGTTTTCGGCGCCCACTGGTAG
- the otnK gene encoding 3-oxo-tetronate kinase, translating to MSIPSPRPLLGCIADDFTGATDLANMLVRGGMRTVQSIGVPSDEVAATLDADAIVIALKSRTVPVEQAVADSLKALEWLRAQGCEQIFFKYCSTFDSTAAGNIGQVSEALLKALGSDFTLACPAFPENGRTVFRGHLFVQDQLLNESGMQHHPLTAMTDANLVRVLQSQTTQKVGLLRYDSIAQGALKVREKIAELRAQGVGMAIADALSDQDLYTLGTACSDLPLLTGGSGLALGLPDNFRRAGKLRDFDPTSLPTVQGGEVVLAGSASIATNAQVAAWIDAGRPSLRIDPLALAAGEPVVADAVAFALEHPDTVLIYATSPPDAVKAVQQQLGVERAGELVENALGEIAQTLRLNGVRRFVVAGGETSGAVVTALGVRLLQIGTQIDPGVPATVSNTEEPLALALKSGNFGGRDFFDKALKQLAGAAQ from the coding sequence ATGAGTATCCCCTCCCCACGTCCCCTGCTGGGCTGCATCGCCGACGACTTCACCGGTGCCACGGACCTGGCCAACATGCTGGTGCGCGGTGGAATGCGCACGGTGCAGAGTATCGGCGTGCCCAGCGACGAGGTCGCCGCGACACTGGACGCCGACGCGATCGTGATCGCGCTGAAGTCGCGTACGGTCCCTGTCGAACAGGCGGTGGCCGACTCCCTGAAAGCCCTTGAGTGGCTGCGCGCACAAGGCTGCGAACAGATTTTCTTCAAGTACTGTTCCACCTTCGATTCGACCGCTGCCGGTAATATCGGCCAGGTCAGCGAGGCGCTGCTCAAGGCCCTGGGCAGTGATTTCACCCTGGCGTGCCCGGCGTTTCCGGAAAACGGCCGGACTGTTTTCCGTGGGCATCTGTTCGTGCAGGACCAACTGCTCAATGAGTCAGGCATGCAGCACCATCCGCTGACCGCCATGACTGACGCCAACCTGGTCCGTGTGCTGCAATCGCAAACCACGCAAAAGGTCGGTCTGCTGCGCTACGACAGCATCGCTCAGGGAGCGCTGAAGGTCCGCGAGAAAATCGCCGAACTGCGCGCCCAAGGCGTGGGGATGGCGATCGCCGATGCCCTCAGCGATCAGGACCTGTACACCCTCGGGACCGCCTGCAGCGATCTGCCTCTGCTGACCGGAGGCTCGGGCCTGGCCCTGGGGCTGCCCGACAACTTCCGCCGGGCCGGCAAACTCCGCGACTTCGACCCGACTTCGTTGCCCACAGTACAAGGGGGCGAAGTGGTCTTGGCAGGCAGTGCCTCCATCGCCACCAACGCCCAGGTGGCGGCGTGGATCGATGCCGGCCGGCCGTCGTTGCGCATCGATCCGCTGGCGCTGGCGGCCGGTGAGCCGGTCGTGGCCGATGCCGTCGCCTTCGCACTTGAGCATCCCGACACCGTGCTGATCTACGCCACCAGCCCCCCGGATGCGGTCAAGGCGGTGCAACAGCAACTGGGCGTCGAGCGTGCCGGCGAGTTGGTGGAAAACGCTCTGGGCGAGATCGCCCAAACGCTACGCCTGAACGGCGTACGGCGGTTCGTGGTCGCGGGCGGTGAAACGTCCGGGGCCGTGGTGACAGCCCTTGGCGTGCGCCTGCTGCAGATTGGCACGCAGATCGATCCCGGCGTTCCGGCGACCGTGAGCAACACCGAGGAACCCCTCGCCCTGGCACTCAAGTCCGGCAACTTCGGTGGTCGGGACTTTTTCGACAAGGCCCTGAAACAACTGGCAGGAGCTGCGCAATGA
- the ltnD gene encoding L-threonate dehydrogenase, which produces MNNKNVGVIGLGAMGLGIARSLLRNGFNVHACDVRETVTQQFASEGGIACHSPAQMAAACDVIITVVVNAEQTETVLFGENAAVAALRPGSLVIGCATVAPTYAVELGQRLINAGLLYLDAPISGGAAKAAAGEMTMMTSGPAEAYAKADDVLAGMAGKVYRLGDAHGLGSKVKIINQLLAGVHIAAAAEAMALGLREGVEADALYEVITHSAGNSWMFENRVPHILKADYTPLSAVDIFVKDLGLVLDTARASKFPLPLSATAHQMFMQASSAGFGREDDSAVIKIFPGIELPAAKNDPV; this is translated from the coding sequence ATGAATAACAAAAATGTCGGTGTTATCGGTTTAGGTGCGATGGGGCTCGGTATTGCCCGGTCGCTGTTGCGCAACGGCTTCAACGTGCATGCCTGTGACGTGCGCGAAACCGTAACGCAGCAGTTCGCCAGCGAAGGCGGCATTGCCTGCCACTCCCCTGCCCAGATGGCGGCAGCGTGCGATGTGATCATCACGGTAGTGGTCAATGCCGAACAAACCGAGACGGTATTGTTCGGGGAAAATGCCGCCGTCGCCGCCTTGCGCCCCGGCAGCCTGGTGATCGGTTGTGCCACGGTGGCCCCGACCTACGCGGTAGAACTGGGGCAGCGACTGATAAACGCCGGGCTGTTGTATCTGGATGCACCGATCTCCGGTGGCGCGGCCAAGGCGGCTGCCGGCGAGATGACCATGATGACCTCGGGCCCCGCTGAGGCGTATGCAAAAGCCGACGACGTGCTCGCAGGCATGGCCGGCAAGGTCTACCGCCTGGGTGACGCCCATGGCCTGGGCTCCAAGGTGAAGATCATCAACCAGCTGCTGGCCGGCGTGCACATCGCCGCCGCCGCAGAAGCCATGGCACTGGGCCTGAGGGAAGGGGTCGAGGCCGATGCGCTGTATGAAGTGATCACCCACAGCGCAGGCAACTCCTGGATGTTCGAGAACCGCGTGCCGCACATTCTCAAGGCTGATTACACGCCGCTGTCGGCCGTCGATATTTTCGTCAAGGACCTGGGCCTGGTGCTGGATACCGCACGGGCCAGCAAGTTTCCGCTGCCGCTCTCGGCCACCGCCCATCAGATGTTCATGCAAGCCTCCAGTGCCGGGTTCGGCCGTGAGGACGACTCGGCGGTGATCAAGATTTTCCCGGGTATCGAGCTACCGGCTGCCAAGAACGACCCCGTATAA
- the glcC gene encoding transcriptional regulator GlcC produces MFQEKTPAPRQLADVVAERIEQLIVDGVLKPGQALPSERRLCEKLGISRPALREGLRILRGKGIIDTQHGRGSQVSQLSSPAETSAWMHLFSSQPKTIYDLLEVRALLEGEAARLAALRGTDADFHLISRRYEEMIAAHGSPGACDSREHARLDLAFHLAICDASHNPVLVHTLQSLTDLMLSSVFASVNNLYHRPASLQQLDRQHGKLYRSVIGRLPDVAQRAARDHINGIRDGLREIEQEEQRLIRSTLRLNGWE; encoded by the coding sequence ATGTTTCAGGAAAAAACACCCGCCCCCCGTCAATTGGCCGATGTGGTCGCCGAGCGGATCGAGCAACTCATCGTCGATGGCGTGCTCAAACCTGGGCAGGCCCTGCCCTCCGAACGTCGACTATGTGAAAAGCTGGGAATCTCCCGGCCCGCGCTCCGGGAAGGTCTGCGGATATTGCGCGGCAAAGGGATCATCGACACCCAGCACGGACGCGGCTCGCAGGTTTCCCAACTGAGCAGCCCGGCCGAAACCAGCGCCTGGATGCATCTGTTCAGCTCACAACCCAAGACCATCTACGATCTGCTGGAAGTGAGGGCCTTGCTGGAAGGCGAAGCGGCAAGACTCGCGGCCTTGAGAGGCACGGATGCGGACTTTCATCTGATCTCCAGACGCTACGAGGAGATGATCGCAGCCCACGGCAGCCCCGGCGCCTGCGACTCTCGGGAACACGCCCGGCTGGACCTGGCTTTCCACCTGGCGATCTGCGATGCCTCGCATAATCCGGTGCTGGTGCACACGCTCCAGTCCCTGACCGACCTGATGCTCAGCTCCGTATTCGCCTCGGTCAACAACCTCTACCACCGCCCCGCCAGCCTCCAGCAGCTGGACCGCCAGCACGGCAAACTCTACAGATCCGTCATTGGGCGCCTGCCTGATGTGGCTCAGCGAGCCGCAAGGGATCACATCAACGGCATACGCGACGGCTTGCGCGAAATCGAACAGGAAGAGCAACGGCTTATCCGCTCAACGCTGCGGCTTAACGGCTGGGAGTAG
- the glcD gene encoding glycolate oxidase subunit GlcD: protein MNILYDENVDGVLPRVDKQQLLSALEADMPDLTVLSRHEDLRPYECDGLSAYRTVPLLVLLPERIEQVESILRICHRLQVPVVARGSGTGLSGGALPLEQGVLLVMSRFNRILEINAQGRYARVEPGVRNLAISQAAAPLNLYYAPDPSSQIACSIGGNVAENAGGVHCLKYGLTVHNLLQVEILTVEGERLTLGAESLDCPGFDLLALFTGSEGMLGVVTQVTVKLLPKPQVAKVLLAAFDSVEKAGTAVGSIIAAGIIPGGLEMMDNLAIRAAEDFIHAGYPVDAAAILLCELDGVESDVHDDCTRVRQILIEAGATEVLLAQDEAQRVRFWAGRKNAFPAVGRLSPDYYCMDGTIPRRALPGVLKRIAELSSEYGLRVANVFHAGDGNMHPLILFDANTPGELERAEQLGGRILELCVAVGGSITGEHGVGREKINQMCAQFNADELTAFHAIKAAFDPSGLLNPGKNIPTLHRCAEFGAMHVHNGQLPFPELERF from the coding sequence ATGAACATTCTCTATGACGAAAACGTCGATGGCGTGCTGCCGCGGGTCGATAAACAACAGCTTTTGTCCGCACTCGAAGCCGACATGCCGGACCTGACGGTACTCAGCCGCCACGAAGACCTCAGGCCCTATGAGTGTGATGGTTTGTCGGCGTATCGCACGGTACCGCTGCTGGTGCTGTTGCCTGAGCGGATCGAACAGGTCGAATCGATACTCAGGATCTGCCATCGTCTGCAGGTTCCGGTGGTGGCACGCGGCAGTGGTACCGGACTTTCCGGGGGCGCGTTGCCGTTGGAGCAGGGCGTGCTGCTGGTGATGTCCCGATTCAACCGGATCCTGGAAATCAACGCGCAGGGGCGTTATGCCCGGGTTGAGCCCGGTGTGCGCAACCTGGCGATCTCGCAGGCCGCAGCGCCGCTGAACCTTTACTACGCTCCCGATCCTTCGTCCCAGATCGCCTGCTCGATCGGTGGGAATGTCGCCGAGAACGCCGGTGGTGTGCACTGCCTCAAATATGGACTGACCGTTCACAACCTGCTGCAGGTCGAGATCCTCACTGTCGAGGGCGAAAGGCTCACCCTGGGCGCGGAGAGCCTGGATTGCCCGGGCTTTGACCTGCTCGCGCTGTTCACCGGCTCCGAGGGCATGCTCGGGGTGGTGACGCAAGTCACGGTCAAACTGCTCCCCAAACCCCAGGTCGCCAAGGTGCTGCTGGCCGCGTTCGATTCGGTGGAAAAGGCCGGGACCGCCGTCGGCAGTATCATCGCCGCAGGGATCATTCCCGGCGGTCTGGAAATGATGGACAACCTGGCCATCCGTGCCGCCGAAGACTTCATTCACGCCGGTTACCCGGTGGACGCGGCGGCCATTCTGCTCTGCGAACTGGATGGGGTGGAGTCCGATGTCCACGACGATTGCACCCGGGTTCGCCAGATCCTGATCGAGGCGGGCGCCACCGAGGTGCTTCTGGCCCAGGATGAGGCGCAGCGGGTGCGCTTCTGGGCCGGACGCAAGAACGCCTTTCCCGCCGTCGGGCGTCTCTCGCCAGACTACTACTGCATGGACGGCACCATCCCCCGGCGGGCTCTGCCAGGGGTGCTCAAACGCATCGCCGAGCTTTCCAGCGAATACGGCCTGCGTGTAGCGAACGTCTTTCATGCCGGCGATGGAAACATGCACCCGTTGATTCTTTTCGATGCCAACACGCCGGGCGAACTGGAGCGTGCCGAGCAGCTTGGCGGGCGGATCCTCGAGCTTTGCGTGGCGGTCGGCGGCAGCATCACCGGTGAGCACGGTGTCGGTCGCGAGAAGATCAACCAGATGTGTGCCCAGTTCAATGCCGATGAACTCACCGCCTTCCATGCCATCAAGGCGGCCTTTGATCCGTCGGGGTTGTTGAACCCGGGCAAGAACATTCCCACCCTGCACCGCTGCGCCGAATTCGGCGCCATGCACGTGCACAACGGTCAGTTGCCTTTTCCCGAGCTGGAGCGCTTCTGA
- the glcE gene encoding glycolate oxidase subunit GlcE yields the protein MHERSFDASSRLLDQVKAALASGTCLDIRGGQSKAWLGRAVTGQILDTRSHQGIVNYDPTELIVTARAGTSLQALEAALAEHGQCLPCEPPHYGPGATVGGMVAVGLSGPRRPWAGSVRDFVLGTRVITGEAKHLRFGAEVMKNVAGYDVSRLMAGSFGCLGLITEVSLKVLPKPRAVANLRLDIDLPGAMQHLAEWGRQPLPISAACHDGSALHLRLEGGAGSVHAARDRLGCETVEPGFWEDLKEHRLAFFADPRPLWRLSVPAVAVPLDLPGDQLVDWGGAQRWLKSDAEPELIRRVVSQVGGHATCFSGGDSPFHPLPEGLLRYHRQLKSRLDPQGLFNPGRLYKEL from the coding sequence ATGCACGAGAGATCTTTCGACGCCAGTTCCCGACTGCTGGATCAGGTGAAGGCTGCGCTGGCTTCCGGCACATGCCTCGACATTCGCGGTGGACAGTCCAAGGCCTGGCTGGGGCGGGCGGTGACGGGGCAGATCCTCGACACCCGGTCCCATCAGGGCATCGTCAATTACGACCCCACCGAGTTGATCGTCACGGCGCGTGCAGGCACGTCCTTGCAGGCGCTTGAGGCCGCCCTGGCCGAGCACGGGCAATGCCTGCCGTGCGAGCCGCCGCATTACGGCCCCGGCGCCACCGTGGGTGGCATGGTCGCCGTCGGCCTGTCGGGGCCTCGTCGTCCCTGGGCGGGCTCGGTGCGGGATTTCGTGCTCGGTACGCGAGTGATCACCGGCGAGGCGAAGCACCTGCGTTTTGGTGCCGAGGTCATGAAGAACGTCGCCGGCTATGACGTATCCAGGTTGATGGCTGGCAGCTTCGGTTGCCTTGGCCTGATCACCGAAGTCTCGTTGAAGGTACTGCCCAAACCGCGTGCGGTGGCCAATCTGCGACTGGACATAGACCTGCCGGGCGCCATGCAACACCTGGCCGAGTGGGGGCGGCAGCCGCTGCCGATCAGTGCCGCCTGCCATGACGGCAGCGCCTTGCACCTGCGCCTGGAAGGCGGAGCGGGGTCTGTCCACGCGGCGCGCGATCGCCTGGGATGCGAGACCGTCGAGCCGGGTTTCTGGGAGGACCTGAAAGAGCACCGCCTGGCGTTTTTCGCCGACCCGCGGCCGCTTTGGCGGCTGTCTGTGCCGGCTGTTGCCGTGCCGTTGGATCTGCCCGGTGACCAGCTTGTCGACTGGGGCGGCGCCCAGCGCTGGCTCAAGAGCGACGCCGAGCCTGAACTGATTCGGCGCGTCGTCAGCCAGGTTGGGGGACATGCCACCTGTTTCTCCGGAGGCGATTCGCCTTTCCATCCCCTGCCCGAAGGGTTGCTGCGCTACCACCGTCAGCTCAAGAGCCGGCTCGACCCGCAGGGCCTCTTCAACCCCGGCCGCCTGTACAAGGAGCTTTGA
- the glcF gene encoding glycolate oxidase subunit GlcF — MQTHLSEQARSLPRAQEAEAILRSCVHCGFCNATCPTYQLLGDELDGPRGRIYLIKQLLEGQTPSASTRQHLDRCLSCRNCESICPSGVQYHQLLDIGRAVVEEAVPRPLAEQSLRAGLRWVLAEPSLFSLLLRTGRALRPILPQALREKIPSELRPSGHRPAARHSRQMLMLEGCVQPSLSPNTNAAAARVLDRLGISTRVAREAGCCGALDYHLNAQEKGLERARRNIDAWWPAVEAGAEAIIMTASGCGAFVKEYGQLLERDRQYADKARRISSLAVDLVEVLRAEPLQDLTLDTDLKLAFHCPCTLQHAQRLGGVVEDVLVRLGFQLTPVPDGHLCCGSAGTYSLTQPELSRQLRDNRLNALESARPQVIATANIGCQTHLNGAGRTPVRHWIELVDEALAPVPPDHPQTRTKHADQATTHLG, encoded by the coding sequence ATGCAGACCCATCTGAGTGAACAGGCACGCTCCCTGCCCCGGGCGCAAGAAGCCGAAGCCATCCTGAGAAGCTGCGTGCACTGCGGATTCTGCAATGCGACCTGTCCGACCTATCAGTTGCTCGGTGACGAGCTGGACGGGCCCAGGGGGCGCATCTACCTGATCAAACAGTTACTGGAAGGGCAGACCCCTTCGGCCAGCACCCGACAGCACCTGGACCGCTGTCTGAGCTGCCGCAATTGCGAGTCCATCTGCCCGTCAGGAGTCCAATACCACCAGCTTCTGGACATCGGCCGAGCGGTGGTGGAAGAGGCGGTTCCGCGGCCGTTGGCAGAGCAGTCCCTACGGGCCGGGTTGCGCTGGGTACTGGCCGAGCCGTCGCTGTTCAGCCTGTTGCTGCGCACCGGACGTGCGTTACGCCCGATACTGCCTCAGGCGCTCAGGGAGAAGATCCCCAGCGAGCTGCGACCGTCCGGCCACCGGCCAGCGGCAAGGCATTCCCGCCAGATGCTGATGCTTGAGGGGTGCGTTCAGCCCAGTCTGTCGCCCAACACCAATGCCGCTGCGGCGAGGGTCCTGGACCGCTTGGGCATCAGCACACGGGTTGCCCGCGAAGCCGGCTGCTGCGGTGCCCTGGACTACCATCTCAACGCCCAGGAAAAAGGCCTGGAGCGCGCCCGGCGCAATATCGATGCCTGGTGGCCGGCCGTCGAGGCCGGCGCAGAAGCGATCATCATGACCGCCAGCGGTTGCGGCGCCTTCGTCAAGGAGTACGGCCAGTTGCTTGAGCGTGATCGGCAGTACGCCGACAAGGCCAGGCGGATCAGCTCCCTGGCCGTGGACCTGGTCGAAGTGTTGCGCGCGGAACCCTTGCAGGACCTGACGCTCGATACCGACCTCAAGCTGGCTTTCCATTGCCCCTGCACACTGCAGCATGCCCAGCGCCTGGGTGGAGTGGTCGAGGACGTGCTGGTGCGGCTGGGCTTCCAGCTCACCCCCGTGCCCGACGGCCACCTTTGCTGTGGCTCTGCGGGCACCTATTCACTGACCCAGCCCGAACTCTCCCGGCAGTTGCGAGACAACCGGCTCAACGCGCTCGAGAGTGCCAGGCCACAGGTCATAGCGACCGCCAATATCGGTTGCCAGACCCATTTGAACGGGGCCGGCCGCACGCCCGTACGCCACTGGATCGAACTGGTGGATGAAGCGCTGGCCCCTGTACCCCCTGACCACCCCCAGACGAGGACAAAACATGCAGACCAAGCCACTACTCACCTTGGATGA
- a CDS encoding heme-binding protein: MQTKPLLTLDDVTRIMAAARAEAQANHWEVAIAVVDDGGHPLAFERLDGCAPISAYIALEKARTAALGRRESKVYEDMVNGGRSAFLSAPLLTSLEGGVPIRFEGQVIGAVGVSGVKAAQDAQVAAAGAGSLV; this comes from the coding sequence ATGCAGACCAAGCCACTACTCACCTTGGATGACGTTACCAGGATCATGGCTGCCGCACGGGCAGAGGCGCAGGCGAACCACTGGGAGGTGGCGATCGCGGTCGTTGACGATGGCGGTCACCCCCTGGCCTTCGAACGGCTGGATGGTTGTGCGCCGATCAGCGCCTATATCGCCCTGGAGAAGGCCCGTACTGCTGCGCTGGGCCGGCGCGAATCCAAGGTCTATGAAGACATGGTCAATGGCGGGCGCTCGGCATTCCTGTCGGCGCCTCTGCTGACGTCTCTGGAAGGCGGGGTGCCGATCCGTTTCGAGGGACAGGTTATCGGCGCGGTGGGGGTGTCGGGCGTGAAGGCCGCGCAGGACGCACAGGTTGCTGCAGCCGGTGCCGGCAGTCTCGTTTAA
- a CDS encoding cytochrome b/b6 domain-containing protein, with protein MNPTKPEKSVVHPLWLRICHWINVLAITTMIMSGWRIYNASPLFDFTFPRSATLGGWLGGALQWHFAAMWLFGLNGLIYILMNLVTQRFKYRFAPLSVKQFMSDMQAAVKGRLAHADIHQYNMVQKFAYLSVIIMAIALVMSGLVLWKPVQFPTLRELLGGYDVARYIHFYLMAFIVGFIVVHIVMVALVPKTFLAILRGR; from the coding sequence ATGAATCCGACAAAACCAGAAAAGAGCGTAGTCCATCCTCTATGGTTAAGGATATGCCACTGGATAAATGTGCTCGCGATCACGACCATGATCATGAGCGGGTGGCGCATCTACAATGCATCTCCATTGTTTGATTTTACTTTTCCACGAAGCGCCACACTAGGCGGATGGTTGGGCGGAGCACTGCAATGGCATTTTGCGGCCATGTGGCTCTTTGGGCTAAACGGCCTGATTTACATCTTGATGAATCTGGTAACGCAACGCTTCAAATACCGCTTTGCCCCACTCAGCGTGAAACAGTTCATGTCTGATATGCAGGCGGCAGTCAAGGGTCGTTTGGCCCATGCCGATATTCATCAATACAATATGGTTCAAAAATTCGCCTATCTCTCTGTCATCATTATGGCCATTGCCTTGGTGATGTCGGGGCTCGTCTTATGGAAGCCCGTACAATTTCCCACTCTTCGGGAACTGCTCGGTGGGTATGACGTGGCTCGCTATATTCACTTCTATTTAATGGCGTTTATCGTGGGTTTCATCGTCGTACACATCGTCATGGTCGCATTGGTGCCCAAGACATTCCTGGCGATCTTGCGGGGGCGTTAA